One region of Phragmites australis chromosome 18, lpPhrAust1.1, whole genome shotgun sequence genomic DNA includes:
- the LOC133899369 gene encoding U-box domain-containing protein 19-like, with translation MPPPHERGLQRCNRMLALPAVCPCEAISPAPLLASLVSLAADVASRDVAGLPALRRGAREAVRLAGVLLAFLEAVRDAGSVPGEAVLGFSELHVALQKLRFLLADSARKGARLWVLMNAELVASELRVVLGSVATAMDVLPGDVVGASAEAGELGRMVSKQARRAAVRPDAEDDRAAQSVRSVLARFGSGVTPDAEDARLVLERVGVASWSDCSEEAAFLEAELLEGLEAGGENDNDLVLISGLMAFLVYCRVVLFDRIDSKKADTSSPMTRPKASCAAWINLEVLQCPITLELMTDPVTVATGQTYDRASIKKWIKNGSRTCPVTGERLRSAEVVPNVAVRGIIDQLLLSKGVSVHEPSSNHRCAVDKTAAPFGAGAAGGVRLAVAFLIARLSRGTPEEQKKATLEARKLSKRNVFYRACLVEADAVPWLLHLLSSTDASVQDSAVAGLLNLSKHPAGRRALVEAGGVGLIVNAMKVAAKVEAQHNAAAVLFYLSSNPEYCDEISRIPEAIPTLVHLVQEGAYRGRKNALVSLYGLLQCANAHGKAVSAGAVAVLAGLLSVGGDRGDDLAFDAIALLARLAEQPVGARAVLAGSALVTRLVDFLGEAAPRSAKGHCMALLASLARHGGYKVIALLGKLPGLMPALYALIADGGPQAGKKARWLVNEIHRHYEQHQPPSAAPAPPAAAGDRVIRV, from the coding sequence ATGCCTCCGCCGCACGAGCGTGGGCTGCAGCGCTGCAACCGGATGCTAGCGCTCCCGGCGGTGTGCCCGTGCGAGGCCATCTCGCCGGCCCCGCTGCTGGCGTCGCTCGTCTCCCTCGCGGCGGACGTCGCCAGCCGCGACGTGGCCGGGCTCCCCGCGCTCCGACGCGGCGCTCGGGAGGCCGTCCGACTGGCCGGCGTGCTGCTCGCGTTCCTCGAGGCGGTACGCGATGCGGGGTCCGTGCCCGGCGAGGCCGTGCTGGGGTTCTCGGAGCTGCACGTCGCGCTGCAGAAGCTGCGGTTCCTGCTCGCCGACAGCGCCAGGAAGGGGGCGAGGCTGTGGGTGCTCATGAACGCCGAGCTGGTCGCGTCCGAGCTGCGGGTGGTGCTGGGATCCGTGGCCACGGCGATGGACGTGCTGCCGGGAGACGTGGTGGGGGCGTCCGCCGAGGCAGGGGAGCTCGGGAGGATGGTGTCCAAACaggcgcggcgcgcggcggtGCGGCCGGACGCGGAGGACGACCGCGCGGCGCAGAGCGTGCGCTCGGTGCTCGCGCGGTTCGGGAGCGGCGTCACGCCGGACGCCGAGGACGCGAGGCTGGTGCTCGAGCGCGTCGGCGTCGCCAGCTGGTCGGACTGCTCCGAGGAGGCGGCGTTCCTGGAGGCCGAGCTACTCGAGGGCTTGGAGGCCGGCGGCGAGAACGACAACGACCTCGTGCTCATAAGCGGCCTCATGGCGTTCCTGGTGTACTGCCGCGTCGTCCTATTCGACCGCATTGATTCCAAGAAGGCCGACACGTCATCGCCGATGACCAGGCCGAAGGCGAGCTGTGCGGCGTGGATCAACCTGGAGGTTCTGCAGTGCCCGATCACGCTGGAGCTGATGACCGACCCGGTGACCGTGGCCACAGGCCAGACGTACGATCGCGCGTCCATCAAAAAGTGGATCAAGAACGGGAGCCGGACGTGCCCCGTCACCGGCGAGAGGCTCCGCAGCGCCGAGGTCGTGCCGAACGTCGCGGTTCGCGGGATAATCGATCAGCTGCTCCTCAGCAAGGGCGTCTCGGTCCACGAGCCCAGCAGCAATCACCGGTGCGCGGTCGACAAGACCGCCGCGCCGTTCGGCGCGGGCGCTGCAGGCGGTGTGCGGCTCGCCGTGGCCTTCCTCATCGCGAGGTTGTCCAGGGGCACGCCGGAGGAGCAGAAGAAGGCGACGCTCGAGGCCCGGAAGCTCTCGAAGCGGAACGTCTTCTACCGGGCCTGCCTCGTGGAGGCCGACGCCGTGCCGTGGCTGCTCCACCTCCTGTCCTCCACGGACGCGTCCGTGCAGGACAGTGCCGTGGCCGGACTCCTGAACCTGTCGAAGCACCCGGCCGGCCGGAGGGCCCTGGTTGAGGCGGGCGGGGTGGGCCTCATCGTCAACGCCATGAAGGTCGCCGCGAAAGTCGAGGCGCAGCACAACGCGGCGGCCGTCCTGTTCTACCTCTCGTCGAACCCCGAGTACTGCGATGAGATCAGCCGCATCCCGGAGGCCATCCCGACGCTGGTGCATCTCGTGCAGGAGGGCGCGTACCGCGGGCGCAAGAACGCGCTAGTGAGCCTCTATGGGCTGCTCCAGTGCGCGAACGCGCACGGGAAGGCGGTGTCCGCCGGCGCCGTGGCCGTGCTCGCGGGCCTGCTGTCCGTCGGCGGCGACCGGGGGGACGACCTCGCTTTCGACGCCATCGCGCTGCTCGCGAGGCTCGCGGAGCAGCCGGTCGGCGCGCGGGCCGTCCTGGCCGGCTCGGCGCTGGTCACCCGCCTCGTGGACTTCCTTGGCGAGGCGGCGCCGAGGTCGGCGAAGGGGCACTGCATGGCGCTGCTAGCGTCGCTGGCCCGGCACGGCGGGTACAAGGTTATCGCGCTGCTGGGCAAGCTGCCGGGCCTGATGCCGGCGCTGTACGCGCTCATCGCCGACGGTGGCCCGCAGGCGGGCAAGAAGGCGCGGTGGCTGGTCAACGAGATCCACCGGCACTACGAGCAGCACCAGCCGCCGTCAGCCGCGCCCGCACCGCCGGCGGCAGCTGGTGACCGTGTCATTC